The following proteins are co-located in the Macadamia integrifolia cultivar HAES 741 unplaced genomic scaffold, SCU_Mint_v3 scaffold_190A, whole genome shotgun sequence genome:
- the LOC122071156 gene encoding histidine-containing phosphotransfer protein 1-like, with protein MDADQMQRRFVDYIASLFREGFLDDQFTQLQQLQDESNPDFVVEVVSLFFEDSERLLNDLGRALDQQIVDFKKVDAHVHQLKGSSSSIGAQRVKNACISFRNFCEIQNTEGCLRCLQQVKQEYFLVKNKLESLFRLEQQILAAGGSIPMME; from the exons ATGGATGCGGATCAGATGCAGAGACGGTTTGTTGATTACATAGCATCCTTGTTTCGTGAG GGATTTCTGGATGATCAATTCACTCAGCTTCAGCAACTGCAAGATGAAAGCAACCCTGATTTCGTTGTTGAAgttgtctctctcttctttgaagATTCTGAGAGGCTTCTCAACGATTTGGGCAGAGCTCT TGATCAGCAGATTGTAGATTTCAAGAAAGTGGATGCCCATGTTCACCAGCTGAAGGGTAGCAGCTCCAG CATAGGTGCACAGAGGGTTAAAAATGCCTGCATTTCGTTTCGCAACTTTTGTGAGATTCAGAACACTGAAGG GTGTCTCAGATGTCTGCAACAGGTGAAACAGGAGTACTTCCTTGTGAAGAACAAGCTTGAATCTTTATTCAGG CTGGAGCAACAGATCCTTGCAGCTGGTGGGTCAATTCCAATGATGGAATAA